From the Garra rufa chromosome 23, GarRuf1.0, whole genome shotgun sequence genome, the window gtttgttcgtATTTCCGGTCagttaggtgaaatattaggctaatattttaattaatactgctcgtatctACCTTTACCACATAttcactttagtttgtcaaaatattgtgccgtttcctgcttactaagtcctctaTATGATTcggcagcttccacacattttttcgtggtttagacaacataaattagcagaacaacattcAGTAATAAATTTAACCTTGCAAACCATGCTGTcgtttacatcagagtatctaTGTATGTATTCATggaactgaccaaatcatgacatAAATGCAAACCTTCTAATCCTTTGTACTGGCCAAAAGTTGAAAAGGTTAAAAACAACCTAACAAATTGAGGTACTTGAAAGAATTACACGTTCTTATACCTCAGAAGTCCCTGAATAATGTAAATTGCCTGGCTGTTATTTTACCACAAATTGCTTTGCTTAAACAACCATTTGGTTTGTGAGTGCGAGAAAGGAAAATAAGTGGATAAAAAGTGGTGAAATGTACAACTTACAAAATGATTAAATGGAGAACATGTGGATCAATAACCATTTTGTGTGAGCTACTAATAAAAACAATGCACTGGGAAATAAACTTGTGTATCTTATTTCAAATGTGCATTTACCGCCACAAAGAGATCTTTTAATTTCCAATTCCCTACACAACAAACATACCAAACAGTTCCGAAATGTAAGCAGCAGCATCAGCTTTTAAACAAGAATTTAATTCAATCAGCATTTTAGAAGATCTAAATTAATACTGTCATTTAAATTTTTCAGTAACATTTAATTTTTCAATAGGAAGCTTGATCATCTTTTTGAAACCTCGTACAAGCTATTACcttaaatacaaaaatgtttttgtatctGATAGAAATGCACTGTATCGGAATCTTTGTGCTGGCACAAAGAGTCATTATGAAGTTTGTTTTATTCACACTGACAGCAGTATTAAGTaccacatattaaaataaataaaaacaaaacatcaacTGCACAGTTATACATTTCAGAACTGCTTGGGTCGATCTGCAACACTAGAGCTGCAGTCATTCGACATCAACAATGGACCAAACAGAATAACTGCATTCGTTTTTGGGTTGTTTTGAGTTGTCAATGAGTTACAAtagcccttaaagggatagttcatccgaAAACAAAAGTTGTCATtgaatactcaccctcatgttgttccaaacccgtaacacctttgttcgtcttcggaacacaaattatacttttgatgaaatccgagagctctcccACCCTTTGTAGACAACAggggtcctaccatgttcaaggtccaaatAAGTacaaagaacatttacaaaatagtccatgtgacatggttgaatcactgatgaccttgaacatggtaggaccccTGTTGTCTACAAAGGGTgggagagctctcggatttcatcaaaagtataatttgtgttccgaagacgaacaaaggtcttactggtttggaacgacatgagggtgagtaattactgacagaattttaagttttgggtgaactaaccctttaaggaaTTTTGCACTATATGCTTGTATATAACAGGGAGAAACCACCACCACTCTTTATCCACCTTGCAGAGATGTATGAAAAGGCTCTTGTAGAGAGCGAAGAAAGTGCTGTCTAAAAAGAGAAGGAGAGTGCAGTTAACATCTTAATAGGACACAATACAATTTTCATTACTCAAATGAAAATTTATTACATATTTCAGAACAGTCTTTGGATTTCCATTACATCTCACATATAGATGATCATATTCAAAAACCATGACCCTTGGAAAACGCCGTTTTAGAGCATACCATTTCTCCTGAAAACTGTCAAGCAAGTGCGTTAACAAATCAAGATTAAACATGGATATGACAGATGTTCAATGTCTTGTAATCCAACATTACTATAAACAGGAGAGTTTAAACACTCATTTAGATGCTAAATGAGCATGACAGCATCTGACATCTTTAGTGGTGCGATAAAGAATCAGTAAAAAATTTTAACTTACACAATTTCACGTActacctttttttaaatttaccagGCCATGATGCAAGCTGCTGGTCCCGATTCTTCTGCTTTCCCCACAGCAAAATCCACTTTAGCATAAAGAAAAATAAGGGTTCTACATGAAAAACATTCTTTAGAAAAATAGCGATATTTCAGAaagggtttttttttgtttaagaaaaatacaagCTTGCATTGAAATCAACATCAATGTAGCAACACAGAATAAACGAGTACATAACAGATTAATAGAAGCGGAAGCCCTTTGTGAAACATCACCCAGTTACAttattcttttaaatgtttttttgtctaCTTAACTACTTCCCTCAAAGTTTATTTTAACTGAAATTACATACTACAATTGTGTAATCCAATAAACATCCAAAGTATGTAATTGAACAAACAATGCTTAATTTCTTTCTGTAGATTATTTTCAATACTTTAAACATAcaccaaatgaaaaacaaaacttaatttaCAGTTCATATTGTGCCGTGAACTGGCAAAAAGCATTGTCTTCATCTTAGAGGAGTTAACCAGTTCTGTGCAGTCTTCTACATCTTGATCCTTACCATGGATTTCAGCAGTCAAGGATGTTCTGTGACCCAGTCGTTCAGCATGGCGGACCAAGCACCTAGAAGAAAACTGTCAACAAGTTTAGCAGTAACTTGTATTGAAAGCAAGTTCAAAAGACATGCCATTCAAGCCCTGCATACATTTAAACAGTTAACTCTATATTCGACAATTACTGTCGTCATGTCCCCTCATTTACATCTTGTGCAAATGTTCAGTCTCAGGAAACGTTGAAAAGGTAAAATACTTGACCCTACATTTTATGCGACAAGCTCGAGCTCTCTGCACATTTGGTGCAGAATTCCACCGAGACGTGGTCTTTGTCCACATGCAGGCAGATGCCACCTGCAGTATCTTTGTCTTCCACCTTCACCCTCTTCCTCGGCATGGCATAATCGTGGTCGTTCTCGTTGGATTCCTGGAAAAGTGAGGTAGAGAATTTCATGCCGTTCACACCGCTCAATCTAGACAACAGCTGAGCCAGCATGCTCTCATTGGCCAACACGGCTCTCAAGTACCTAGTTTCATTCTCCAACTCTTCCACTCTCTTGTTGAGATTCCCGTTTTCCTGCTTGAGAACACGGTTTTCTGTCGTCAAAGAGCCAACTCTCTGTTCCAAGCCACTGACATATTCTTTCTTCTTTAATCGGTTCATCCTCGCCGCAATGGCATTCTTGTTGATGATCCGACCGGAGACGTCTTGCAGTTTTGACCTCTGGACAGTACCTCTGTTGCGGGATGAAGGAACATCAAGCACTGCGCTTTGGTCTGTCTCATCGTTGGTCGTCGTCTGTGATTCAAAGTCGGCTAAAGCATCAAGCACATCGTTGTCCAGGTCCCAGTTGAGCCCGGAGCCAAGCAGGTCATCAAGGCCCCAATCATTGGTGTCACTTTCTGGAGAAGTGTGCACGCTGGTTTCACTAGTATTACTGGTTTCTGAAACATCAATCTCATGGGAGGTACTTGTACTTGTGATGTCAGCGTTTAGACTGCTTCTTCCTCTTTTTCTGGTGATCATGGCTGTTTCAGGATACTGTGAAAACTGTATAGAAATAAAACATGGAGAAATTAGCAAAAGATGAACAACAGCAGCAACAACTTACACATAAATTAACTCGTTTCAGTAAAACCAACACACCACGCactattttcctcaaaaaaaaaaaaaaaacgaaaacaaaatgtCTTTCAAAATCAGTTTGCCTTTTTAGTGGAACAGTGTATGTAGACCCACACACTTGTCATTATTTGAAAGAAAGCAGAAAAAACTATAAAAGTTCATGGTAAATCAAGCTGTCAATCCAACAAAACATTTCCATCTGTATTTAACTAAAGAAAGTCAAACGAGTTAGAAGCGCTTATATAGGTTTCGAGCTTAAAATACCGCAAACAAGTAAAAGAACAAAGAAGTAACTTAATGAAAATGCGTCTGGAAACTTCCGTTTTTTTCGCGGTTAGCAAACAACATCCAACAAAacattgatatttttttttttacaaaatacttGTAAGTCAATGTATCATAATAATCAATATATAAACAACTCAATATCGATTAAAACAATACACTTAATACTCACAGTGGTTTTGTTTAGTAGGCCGCAGCAGCGCGCCTTGGTCTGCGTGACAACGCAGTTTCTTCACGCAAAGAAAACTACAAATATTTTAGTTTATAACAGAAGCAACTTACCTTAAATTGAATGTTGATGTCTTGTGACGTCGATTGGATGAGGAAAAATACGAAAAAACTGAATTTACTGGATAGAAATGGTATTTGTTCTCAGACGTTGTAAAGCAAAGTACAAGCAACGCACTTACAACGACACTGAGAGGAACTAAAATGGCGACTCCTGAAGTATCGCGGTACTTCACGTAAGCGTCACTTCTCATAGAGGAGGAGCAACGATTGGGTGACAATCTATAGTTCCTTTCACACAacataatttacttttatttattactaCATTTTTAGAATTTTACATATAAAAGTGATGACAGTttataaaaagttaaaagtttattaaaatgaCTGTCTTAGGATAAACTCTCAAGACAACAAGTTAACAAACGATCTTGTTTGCAGCAGCAAACTGACGCATTttgaagcatttttattttaagacaTTGAATCCACATACTTTACAATAACAGGCATATTATATTTTTCATTATCTTTGTTTTCCTTAACAAAAACGTCAAGAAACCATCAAGTTAGTTCCTATATATGTAACATTACATAGTCTTCCTACATACTTCATTGTTCATGTATTTGTTCAAAAGTGTCACCATGCCTCAGTTTCTTACTATCTAGACATTCTTGCCATGACCATCATTCTCAAAGGTAGTGTATCTTCCACCCATTCATTCGACGACTGCATCATTTTCTCCCACAGGGCTGCTTCAGCAACATTAGAGTCCATCCAGTTCACTTCAGTGCCATAACTTTTACCTGCAGTAAGATGATATCAACAATCAGTTGtgacaattttacatttttattttttttaagggtgttaagacttgtatggcttaatataactaaaatgatgtctcttactaaaatatgtagtagttatttataaaatacatattttttgacTATGGGGGTggcattattttaattttgtagaaagactgcactcggtgagctactggcatcTGTTGCTACTTTTAttgcaacacaacttggaaaaaaatgcgatgccacattgtgcggcatTTGGTTGAAATTTTCAGTCagagggcaacaagagaagcgatgtaagtcttcactgctttcctagcgataaaagGAGAAGAAAATAATGGGAAGTTGCctatggatgaataaaacttcttcTTAAAACTCTTTGCAGGAAAATCGATTGTACAGCATTTGGTTTGCGCCTACACTTATATACACTgtcacctgtaagctctttcagtagctgtgtttATCGTATCAGTGTCTTATTTTTTGATAGAAAAATAGTAAGAAGAAAAAGCATAGCTGGGCCAGTAGCTCCCTGAATGCAGCCGTTCTACGTAATCAAAATAACGGCGCCCCCTATAATccaactacatatttcagtaagagacatcatttacgttatattaagccatacaagttttaatacccagggttccctttaagtgTGGTTGTATTTCAATTACCTGTTCCCGGACCCAGCCTAATACCCCCAATGAAGTGGTTGTTGAGTCTGTCGTGGTCCCACACTGTAAGCTCCACACAGGCCTCTTTGAGGTCCTCTTGCCTGAAACCATCATACACCATGGTGTGGTTAAACACTGGATCAGATGCTCTCTTCAAAACTCTGGTCTTCTGACGGCTTTTCCGGCTGGTGTCTGGAAGGACTGCACTGAAAAGGTAAAATTCACACATGATGAGGGTCCCACATCTAATGATCCAACACATATACAAGTGTATCCAacaaaacagctataaatacCATTTGACAAAGGGGTCAATGGAAACACCTCTGGTAATAGGCAGATTCTTGCATTCTTTTACCCATATTTGAACCTCACCATTCCCCTTGCTCTTGTGACCTACGGaattaaaatgttattagaaAGGAAGATGcttctaaaacatttttaatcaaTTACAAAGTGTCAGCAACTTACTGTGAGTAGTCTGTGGGACAAAACGCAGAGCGACTTTAATCTCTGCACTCGTTTCCTCACTGCAGACAGAATGCTTTGGGCTGGTGGGAACCTGAACCTGGGTTGATAAAGAAAGACATACTTTAGTGGAAGTCCAACAAACATGATCTCATACCCTATGAAGTCAAACAGGATTTTAGATGTATTGTTCACAGACTTCTCaggaaaaacattaaaatgtatattttgctGTCCATATCTTTAACAATATTAACCTACATACGGATTTGGTCTGTGGACCAccagttaaagaattagttcactaattctttaaaaaatcctggtaatttactaacccccatgcaatccaagatgttcatgtctactttcttcagttgaaatgaaattaaggtttttgaggaaaacattccaggattgaaggtgaaggtctaaattgcagtttcagtgcagcttcaaagtgctttacatgatcccagtcgaggaataagggtcttatctagtgaaacgatcggttgtattctaaaaaaaataaaaatgttactactttttaaccacaaatgctggtcttatactagctctgcgatgcacgttTACATCTTCACAGTTATTCGTCTGTGTACTCCTGTTCAAAAAGGTATGGTAGGGCAAAAAAAACCCATCTCAtgttcttctccaacttcaaaatcacctgacatcgttgttttacctttttataaagagtgtttgactttctttgcacatttgcgttgtaaacactgggtcagtacttccacctACTTTCCAACATTTTTACGCAACGCATGacgtcgagctagtgcaagacgagcatttgtggttataaagtatataaatttaccgtttttttttttttttttgggggggggggggggtggccGATCATttcaaagctgctttgaaactgcaatttggaccttcaacccattgattccCATTGCAGTCCACTACGTGGAGAAAAATactggaaagttttcctcaacAAAACGTAATTTCATTtcgactggagaaagaaagacatgaacatcttagatgtttattctggaagtgaactaatcttttaaagaCTATCCTAACAGATTATTTTGACCCAAACAGACATGGCTATTGTAATCTTACCCTTCCTTTGAGTTGATATTCATTCATCTGCGTGTTACTAAAATCCCATTCAGCTAAATCGAGCTCAACCTCTCCAAGAAACATGTTACGCCCAAACGTATCGTTGTGCCACACAGAGGTGTTCAGCTTCTGGGTTTTCAACGTCTCCATTGGAATCTTGAACTGCACAGAAAAGACAACTTTAATCATCAAATTTGCATCAAACATCTCAAGAAGTTTTGAAATTCTCATACCCGTAGGATTTCGTTGTAAGTCGGATCCAGAGTCTTCTTCCTCAcacatgtttttttctttccatATTTTGCTTTGTCAGGTAACAAGTAACATTTAACATACCTGAAGTTCAAACAAAGCATATATATTATTTATCCATTCTGAGAGAAGCTATATTCTCCtgctatgaaatattatttcacgtACGGATCAGATCTGTTCCTCTTAACATCAGCCACGGCGAGGTCCTTGCACTGCACAACGAAGATGTGAAACTCTCCCAATTTTGGCACATAGTGAATGGCGAACTGGATTGTGCCTTTGACCTCCACATTACCGAAATCACTACTGTAGATGCTCATCACACTTCCAGTGACCTATACATACCCCACACAAAGACACAGATCTATACAGAAAACTTTTCATAATAGCATGTTATCAAAGTGCACAAAAAACAGATTAATATATAGTTAATTTGCATTATATTAGAGCAAAATTAGTTCTATTCAGCATTATTGGGTTGTGTTAAAGACAGGGGTCACGTACAGAGGAAACGGAGGTCACTTCAGAACAACTGCTAAAATTAGAAGGAGTGTAGCATGTTCTTGCTGTGTCATAGTGGAAACTGCTCACTGATGCACAGTCACTGTTTCTGCTATCCACCTTTTAGTCACATGCACAAACAAAAGGAGATTGTTAGCATTTATTAGGTTAATAAAAGGAGTGAATGTTGGTGTTTTAGAACTAATCCAGTATGGATGATGTTATTCTACATTAGCATTTAAGATGCCCATGGATTTTGGTCTGTATTTTACCTCTTGTTGCATGAATGCAGGCACAGACATACTCATCATCTTCACCTGTTCTGGGTCGGAGAAAGACGGTTTGGTGTTGGATGTGACTGCAGACACTGAAGCAAAGGAAATGTGTTATTTTTAGTAGAAATAATTTATTCTGAAGAGATTGTGTCCAGAGTTTCTCATTTTGATGAGCACATTTTACActatcagtaagattttgaatgttttttaagcctgcatttatttgatcctaagtacagcaaaaacagtacattttttttaaatatttaaactatttaaaataactcttttctatttgaatatattttaaaattcctgtgatttcaaagctgaatttttacttattaaaaaaaaaaaaaccattaaaaatcttactgttcaaaaacttttgactgggagtgtatattttatataaataatcgATTTAGTTACTCCATCTACCTCAACATTAAATGCATGATTTGGTTGGTACGGAATGCAAACCACTTTAATCATTGCCATTAATCCCCGTGCTCATCAAATTTTCATGTGTCAGTTAATGCATTCCCTCAGCCATTTCAAGAAGTGAAATATACATGAAAGACCAAGGGTCGATTATGAAAAGGAGGCTTAATGTCCTTAATGCTAATTTAATGTCAGGGGCTTATCTTCTGCTCTTGATGTAATAATGCAAATGTGCTGTATAATACTCTGTGAACATTAGTTTATAAGCTATAGCAGGGGCTGATATCAACTcgtattaaataattaaaagaccatttaaaatgtatttactttattaatattaatatatttttaaaaaagacaaatatttaCCATTTTCCATACTCAGCCCAACATCACTCCTTGTGTCAGTCTTCCATCTCTCTTCTTTGTTCAGATGACGAAGTGTTGTTAAATAAAGATTTAAACAAAAATGGATTAATTATAAACCGTAGACAAATACAGTATAGCATAAAAATGCTTGACAAGCCTGGGTTCTACATTTTGATTACAGGAAAAACACTGGGAATTATAAACAAATGTCCAGCAGAGGGCAAAAGAGACCGTTCCTTCAAAACTAAAACAAATCTGTAAAAGCCATGATACTTAAGGGCACGAAAGTTAAAGTAAACTTACGTAACGGTGTGGATGCCAGGTCCTCTAGACTCTTGGAAATAGAGATGGGTCTGGCATTGGCTCGTTCCAGGGCAGCTTTGACAGGGCTGTCATCCTCACTGTCCCCTGTCAGCCCATATCAAGAAGGAATCAGCAAACCATACAAATGCAGACATCTACTAATGCTTTATATACTATTAGTACTGAATATATGATTTGAAACACTGATTTAAGGTGGCATTTCCAGCTATTAGCGttctgatttcaaaggatttgaAATGTATATGTAATTATGTACAATGATTGTAATTTAATAACAAGAGCAaccaaaatttaaattaattcaatGAATTCCATAAAgaaatatatgggccattctacagaattggtgcaaaccgctgtcccacaaccaaaaacatatttaaaaagcagttctaagatgtttactaagatctttttattatctattgaaacccacaataatatttatataaatataaatatcagtaagcttaatatatataaaatcataatttagtgggtacttgcaattgggaggtggctgtccacactaacttatgaaaatgatattaaaataatttttgtattttattccattgttggtTTTAAAAACATCTTTTTCTGTCACTCTTTCTcttagctacatggtgagtagatccatcattttgaggtaaatgcatttcaaaagtatgaaaaatctgtgtgtaactttaaagaatgtcactaccgaacagcATTTTTCTATAATCAAAcactttttgggagttattccataacataatagtttttatatgtgtacaactgttcagaactgtgctagctaaccatgtgctgattagcatctttgagctagcttcaaaagtatctaaaatggtCACATTTGGTgacgttttggtagtgacatctacACCTTTTTTAaggtgttatcctataaaatgGTCATTACCGTAACAGTTGTGACTGAAACAtttcatcattgtttcggtagtgacaaaagggaacacagtcctttatttgggggaaataaacacaatttatCTACAGTTATGCAAATTTACCCCTGATTTaccctaaaaatatatatttacaaggaagatgttagcaaaatcttaataggtcaaacAACCCTTCatattaaatgatatattaccgtgtttcggtagtgacaaattttggGAAGacgacaaatattccaaaactttctaaaaatacaatatgagaattaactgcacaattactagaaatgtatacCTTGGATTtaacaatttgcatacatacaaagttCTTTAAAACCAAttttgtagaatggcccatataaatCATGaggtatacatttaaaatatgaaaagaacagaaaagaacaaaataattatttaatgtgaaaattaatttcaataaattaaaacaatataataatactTAAATGACTGTAGGCTGATTTATCCATTTCAGAGGTATTTGTGTTAATTTGACTGCAAATGTAAACATTATTTCACGCACCATGTGCATGAATCTTaccatgaataaaaaaaaaaaaaagtaatgattTCAAGGAAAAAAGTTCTGATTACTTAATTTGATCATTATTAACACATGTAGAGGCAGGGCTTAAATAGTCATAAACCTGTAGAATGATCATGTCTACAAAGCTGAGCAACTTAATTGAGCGAAGAATCCTTTAGGTCACACTGAGCATTCGTTTAAGGACATAAACCCTGCTTCCACAAAAATCACAGAACCAATCAAGGCCTATTCTACTAAAACTAGACTGAACCAAAATGGAGAGGTGAGCTCACAGTATGAACTGGCGTGTGAGATTGACCAGGCTTCAGGCGTGGAGCTCCCCGAGGAGTCAAAGGTGATCTCCTCTGATTCAGGCAGGGAGTGTCGAGAAGGGGAGCTCTCATTGCTCATTCTCCCTGGGTtcacctgttcaaaagtttcaccTGCCTGCACCTTAACCTTTTGTCCTCTTTCATCTAAGACTGCCTGCTCAGGTACTCCCAGGTAATGGTGTAAACTCAGGGGAATATAAAACCGGGTCAGGGAGTCCGCTGACAGCTTTCGTTCTTTGAGCATGATGGGTCTTACATCAATGCCTCCATCTGAAGTCTTCCTATGGTGCTCAGGAGAGATGCATGACCTGGTTTGCCCTGTTTTAACCCTAATAGTGCATGGACTCTTGTCGGCGGGACTGATATCTATCGCAAAGGTTCTTAAGGGAGAACCTTCCTTCCTAGATTCTTTGTTTGGATATGAATCTCTACGAGGTACTTTAGACTGCAGTAGTGGGCTGGGTGTACTGGTTTGATCTTGGTCTTTTGGGTGGTAAATGTCAACGGATTGAGGCTTATCATGTTGACCTTTTGCAGGGAGGCTTCTGAGGGGAGATGGTGGTGGACTTGGCTTTGAGTGTTTCTCTGAAATTGACTGTTTGAGATCAGAAATATTCTCGGTGATGTAAGATACTCTACCTTTGATATGTTGAAGGTCTTGTAATGGCACTGTACTTGGACTTCCTTGTTTTTCCTCAGTCTGTTCTATCTTCTCTTTGTGGGTCAAACCAGCCTCTTTGAAACTCATTCTCTCTGGGGAACTTGGGCTGTTTGACCTAAAGTCAAACTGAGGTTCAGAAAGATCTGGTGAAGAACATTTTGGAGATGGTGCTGGGGATGGATCTTTAACGTTAGCTGTACACATTGGTGTCCCTACAGTTACTCTAAAGCCACTTTTTTCTTTCTCCCAAAATGACTTGAGATCATTAATTGAGACTTTATCCTCCTGTTGACTTAGGGACAATTTTAAGGTGGAGATTTCCTTCTTCAAGTCAGATATGTCCTTGGAGATTGACTCTTCCTGCAACTCATTGCCCAAAGAATGATTATCCTTGTGTTTTAACAGTGAACCGGGTGAACATTTGGCATTCATTTTCACTGTGAGAGTTTGTAGTTCACTGCTTGAAACTTCTGAGACCTTATTGCTCTCCAAACTAGAAGGTTTCTCATCTTCATGTGAGGATATGGCTGACATATCAACACCATTGGATGTTCTCCTAGGTGAGACTGAAGAAATCTCACATGTTGTAGATTCTACATCAACTGGATTTGGGTTTGGATCATCGGGTTTGGGTTTGGATGGGCTGATGCTTGAATCTGACAAAGTTCTTTCCACAGCTTTGTGATGGTTCTCATTAATGATGATTCTAGGTGCTTCACTTTCTTCTACCTCAGGTTCTTTTTTGATTCTCAATATTTGAGATGTCTCACTTTCCTCTACCTCTTCTTCTTTTTTGATGCTCAGTATTTTAGGTCCTCTGTTCCCCCTTTCCCAGAATGACTTCAGGTTGGCTAGTCTTCCTGGAGATATTTCACCTTGATCAGACGTCTTATTTTGAGGAGGATCTTTCTTGCTATGTATTTCTGCTGTCTTGCTGTTTGTAGAAACAGAGGTTTGCGGAAGTATATTATCATCTTCAGGCCTCAAAGTGCCAGATGTTTTATTATCTTGACTTATCTCTTCTTGGTCAGATGTTTGAACTTCAGGACTCTTGTCTTTTTTGTCTGCTCTCGAAAACAACGCAAAAAGCCCCCTACGTTGCTTTGGTGGAGGCTCGATCTTTGAAGGCACTGAATTTTCTGACT encodes:
- the sytl2a gene encoding uncharacterized protein sytl2a isoform X2 produces the protein MIDLSYLTEEEQGMILAVLKRDAELKKLEEQRIKQLRKSEPDRSKLKYLTGEWFYETKNHRHRDIIHGSDIIRASMTQKPMTILELSQRWSDKPGCVYGEKKDVYIPPALLGLIEDPSTESHNERVDDELPKAQQERQRPQIKPRQNPFNSLRPQRDEAKLINGVKEADQTPAEGHHEVYGEPQSSRVSNFYGSTELTGKAIGLSAECQTDKVTVEEGRSFSKVLEWFGRGSRDGKLKESSVKREMNEEEPKDHESPEAKSENSVPSKIEPPPKQRRGLFALFSRADKKDKSPEVQTSDQEEISQDNKTSGTLRPEDDNILPQTSVSTNSKTAEIHSKKDPPQNKTSDQGEISPGRLANLKSFWERGNRGPKILSIKKEEEVEESETSQILRIKKEPEVEESEAPRIIINENHHKAVERTLSDSSISPSKPKPDDPNPNPVDVESTTCEISSVSPRRTSNGVDMSAISSHEDEKPSSLESNKVSEVSSSELQTLTVKMNAKCSPGSLLKHKDNHSLGNELQEESISKDISDLKKEISTLKLSLSQQEDKVSINDLKSFWEKEKSGFRVTVGTPMCTANVKDPSPAPSPKCSSPDLSEPQFDFRSNSPSSPERMSFKEAGLTHKEKIEQTEEKQGSPSTVPLQDLQHIKGRVSYITENISDLKQSISEKHSKPSPPPSPLRSLPAKGQHDKPQSVDIYHPKDQDQTSTPSPLLQSKVPRRDSYPNKESRKEGSPLRTFAIDISPADKSPCTIRVKTGQTRSCISPEHHRKTSDGGIDVRPIMLKERKLSADSLTRFYIPLSLHHYLGVPEQAVLDERGQKVKVQAGETFEQVNPGRMSNESSPSRHSLPESEEITFDSSGSSTPEAWSISHASSYWDSEDDSPVKAALERANARPISISKSLEDLASTPLQERWKTDTRSDVGLSMENVSAVTSNTKPSFSDPEQVKMMSMSVPAFMQQEVTGSVMSIYSSDFGNVEVKGTIQFAIHYVPKLGEFHIFVVQCKDLAVADVKRNRSDPYVKCYLLPDKAKYGKKKTCVRKKTLDPTYNEILRFKIPMETLKTQKLNTSVWHNDTFGRNMFLGEVELDLAEWDFSNTQMNEYQLKGRVQVPTSPKHSVCSEETSAEIKVALRFVPQTTHSHKSKGNGEVQIWVKECKNLPITRGVSIDPFVKCAVLPDTSRKSRQKTRVLKRASDPVFNHTMVYDGFRQEDLKEACVELTVWDHDRLNNHFIGGIRLGPGTGKSYGTEVNWMDSNVAEAALWEKMMQSSNEWVEDTLPLRMMVMARMSR
- the sytl2a gene encoding uncharacterized protein sytl2a isoform X3, translating into MIDLSYLTEEEQGMILAVLKRDAELKKLEEQRIKQLRKSEPDRSKLKYLTGEWFYETKNHRHRDIIHGSDIIRASMTQKPMTILELSQRWSDKPGCVYGEKKDVYIPPALLGLIEDPSTESHNERVDDELPKAQQERQRPQIKPRQNPFNSLRPQRDEAKLINGVKEADQTPAEGHHEVYGEPQSSRVSNFYGSTELTGKAIGLSAECQTDKVTVEEGRSFSKVLEWFGRGSRDGKLKESSVKREMNEEEPKDHESPEAKSENSVPSKIEPPPKQRRGLFALFSRADKKDKSPEVQTSDQEEISQDNKTSGTLRPEDDNILPQTSVSTNSKTAEIHSKKDPPQNKTSDQGEISPGRLANLKSFWERGNRGPKILSIKKEEEVEESETSQILRIKKEPEVEESEAPRIIINENHHKAVERTLSDSSISPSKPKPDDPNPNPVDVESTTCEISSVSPRRTSNGVDMSAISSHEDEKPSSLESNKVSEVSSSELQTLTVKMNAKCSPGSLLKHKDNHSLGNELQEESISKDISDLKKEISTLKLSLSQQEDKVSINDLKSFWEKEKSGFRVTVGTPMCTANVKDPSPAPSPKCSSPDLSEPQFDFRSNSPSSPERMSFKEAGLTHKEKIEQTEEKQGSPSTVPLQDLQHIKGRVSYITENISDLKQSISEKHSKPSPPPSPLRSLPAKGQHDKPQSVDIYHPKDQDQTSTPSPLLQSKVPRRDSYPNKESRKEGSPLRTFAIDISPADKSPCTIRVKTGQTRSCISPEHHRKTSDGGIDVRPIMLKERKLSADSLTRFYIPLSLHHYLGVPEQAVLDERGQKVKVQAGETFEQVNPGRMSNESSPSRHSLPESEEITFDSSGSSTPEAWSISHASSYWDSEDDSPVKAALERANARPISISKSLEDLASTPLQERWKTDTRSDVGLSMENVSAVTSNTKPSFSDPEQVTGSVMSIYSSDFGNVEVKGTIQFAIHYVPKLGEFHIFVVQCKDLAVADVKRNRSDPYVKCYLLPDKAKYGKKKTCVRKKTLDPTYNEILRFKIPMETLKTQKLNTSVWHNDTFGRNMFLGEVELDLAEWDFSNTQMNEYQLKGRVQVPTSPKHSVCSEETSAEIKVALRFVPQTTHSHKSKGNGEVQIWVKECKNLPITRGVSIDPFVKCAVLPDTSRKSRQKTRVLKRASDPVFNHTMVYDGFRQEDLKEACVELTVWDHDRLNNHFIGGIRLGPGTGKSYGTEVNWMDSNVAEAALWEKMMQSSNEWVEDTLPLRMMVMARMSR